In one window of Pseudobdellovibrionaceae bacterium DNA:
- a CDS encoding cation-transporting P-type ATPase translates to MMLKEQPWVLTVPRVLDLLEVDKVNGLTAEQVKERNFTYGINRITTQAPPSLLALFFRQFKSILVGLLALAALVAALSGDVLDAAAIGLVLLINSVIGFITEVRAISSMESLRKIGQTHSRVVRAGEQTLTPAEDLVPGDILILEAGDVVTADCRIIESHNLNVDESALTGESVPVEKKPFVELDSDTNVSDRQNMLMKGTYLTRGVCRAVVTHIGMGTEIGKIAKLTASAEEEITPLEKRLDRLGRRLVVLTLFVSMVILISGLLTGKDTLLMIQTAIALAVATVPEGLPIVATIALARGLLIMSRKNALVNKLSAVETLGATSIIVTDKTGTLTENNMTLVEVVTEEGPFTVSRDENTQKINLLAKNGLPIFYTGAGEIMRRLIEVVGLCNDAHYNHGAESFGDPMEVALLRFSKEVIGDDKYLNTQYPRVSEVPFDSHTNMMATIHNVSNEKLVAVKGAPESVISRSRLSDEQKEAWRQQNRTLAERGLRVLAIAYKSEYQNDESVFDELELLGLVGLIDPARQDVPRSISQCHSAGIKVVMATGDQAGTALKIAKDIGLPQASLEPVLGKDLTGPWTQSLIDSIDKTSVFSRVSPEQKLQLVTHYQKQGAIVAMTGDGVNDAPALKKADIGIAMGQRGTQVAREAADMILKDDRFETIVYAVEQGRIIFSNIRKFVTYLLSCNISEVFIVGIAAVFSTKIPVTPLQILFLNLVTDVFPALALGMGNGDRSYLSNPPRKSEEKIIEKSHWYFIFLYGILITASVLAVFYLCLYLFLYSFEKVVTISFLTLGMAQVFHVFNLSGRNSNVFINEITKNPHVWGAVMLCVGLLVASVHVPFTQEVLDLLALSKKDWILVLGFSLLPSLGQLVLRMK, encoded by the coding sequence ATGATGTTAAAGGAACAACCCTGGGTACTCACAGTACCTCGTGTATTAGACCTGCTTGAAGTTGATAAAGTGAATGGTCTTACTGCGGAGCAGGTCAAAGAGCGAAATTTCACATACGGAATAAATCGTATTACAACGCAGGCTCCGCCGAGCCTGTTGGCCTTATTTTTTAGGCAGTTTAAAAGTATTTTAGTGGGGCTACTGGCTTTGGCGGCTCTGGTTGCCGCTTTGTCTGGTGATGTTTTAGATGCGGCAGCTATTGGGTTAGTGCTTTTAATCAATTCAGTTATTGGGTTTATCACCGAAGTGCGAGCGATCAGTTCGATGGAGTCGCTTAGAAAAATAGGGCAGACGCATTCGCGAGTGGTTCGTGCCGGAGAGCAGACATTGACACCAGCAGAGGATTTGGTTCCTGGCGACATCCTTATACTGGAGGCAGGTGATGTGGTGACCGCTGACTGCCGAATCATTGAAAGTCACAATCTAAATGTTGATGAATCAGCCTTGACCGGTGAATCCGTGCCCGTCGAGAAAAAACCTTTTGTTGAATTGGATTCTGACACAAATGTGTCTGATCGCCAAAACATGTTGATGAAGGGGACTTATCTCACGCGGGGTGTCTGTCGAGCTGTGGTGACTCACATTGGAATGGGCACGGAGATCGGTAAGATAGCGAAGTTGACAGCAAGCGCTGAAGAGGAAATCACTCCATTAGAAAAGCGCCTTGATCGGTTAGGTCGACGGTTAGTGGTACTCACACTTTTCGTATCGATGGTGATACTCATTAGCGGATTGCTGACAGGAAAAGACACGTTGTTAATGATACAAACCGCCATTGCATTGGCTGTGGCCACGGTTCCTGAGGGACTTCCCATTGTGGCGACCATTGCCCTTGCTAGAGGGCTATTGATTATGTCTCGGAAAAACGCTCTCGTTAATAAACTCTCGGCCGTGGAAACTCTCGGTGCGACAAGTATCATTGTTACCGACAAGACGGGGACCCTTACTGAAAACAACATGACGTTGGTGGAGGTAGTAACAGAAGAGGGGCCTTTCACCGTTAGCAGAGATGAAAACACCCAGAAGATAAACCTATTGGCAAAAAATGGATTACCCATTTTTTATACTGGTGCAGGCGAGATCATGCGACGGCTCATAGAGGTGGTTGGGCTTTGCAATGACGCTCATTACAATCACGGGGCAGAGAGTTTTGGTGACCCGATGGAAGTTGCGCTTTTAAGATTTTCAAAAGAGGTCATTGGTGATGACAAATACCTGAACACACAATACCCGCGAGTTTCTGAGGTTCCCTTTGATTCTCATACGAACATGATGGCCACCATCCATAATGTCTCAAATGAAAAACTGGTGGCCGTAAAGGGGGCACCGGAGTCGGTGATATCCCGAAGCCGCCTCAGTGATGAACAAAAGGAAGCATGGAGACAACAAAATAGGACTCTTGCAGAAAGAGGTTTGCGGGTGCTCGCGATAGCCTACAAATCCGAATACCAAAACGACGAGTCCGTATTTGATGAGTTGGAGTTGCTGGGTCTTGTGGGATTGATTGACCCTGCTAGGCAGGACGTGCCTCGCTCCATTTCGCAGTGCCATAGTGCGGGTATAAAAGTGGTTATGGCCACTGGCGACCAAGCTGGAACGGCCTTAAAAATAGCTAAAGACATTGGGCTGCCGCAGGCTTCGCTGGAGCCCGTTTTAGGAAAAGATCTTACCGGCCCTTGGACGCAAAGCTTGATAGACTCCATTGACAAAACCTCCGTGTTTAGTCGCGTCAGTCCTGAGCAGAAGCTGCAATTGGTGACTCACTACCAAAAGCAAGGCGCCATAGTGGCGATGACCGGTGATGGGGTCAACGACGCTCCGGCACTTAAGAAGGCCGACATTGGCATTGCCATGGGTCAGCGTGGTACGCAAGTGGCAAGAGAGGCCGCCGATATGATTCTTAAAGATGATCGCTTTGAAACCATTGTGTATGCGGTGGAACAAGGCCGCATTATCTTTTCTAATATTAGAAAATTTGTAACATATTTGCTTTCATGCAATATCAGCGAAGTTTTTATCGTGGGAATTGCAGCTGTGTTTAGCACCAAGATTCCGGTCACACCCTTGCAGATTCTGTTTTTGAACTTAGTCACAGATGTATTTCCGGCCCTAGCTCTGGGCATGGGAAACGGCGATCGATCCTACCTGTCAAATCCTCCCAGAAAATCTGAAGAAAAAATAATCGAGAAGTCCCACTGGTATTTCATTTTTTTGTACGGAATACTTATAACGGCAAGTGTTCTGGCCGTGTTTTATCTCTGTTTATATTTGTTCTTGTATTCATTTGAAAAAGTGGTGACCATTTCGTTTTTGACTCTGGGTATGGCCCAGGTGTTTCATGTGTTTAATTTGTCCGGAAGAAATTCAAATGTATTTATTAACGAAATCACAAAAAATCCCCACGTGTGGGGTGCGGTCATGCTGTGTGTGGGTTTACTGGTTGCAAGCGTTCACGTTCCATTTACTCAGGAAGTTTTAGACTTATTGGCATTGTCAAAGAAGGATTGGATTCTTGTGTTAGGCTTTAGCTTATTGCCATCACTGGGTCAGTTGGTGTTGAGGATGAAATGA